Proteins from one Sulfuriferula thiophila genomic window:
- the yihA gene encoding ribosome biogenesis GTP-binding protein YihA/YsxC yields the protein MNFFQPAVFYTTVNHLRDLPVESHAEVAFAGRSNAGKSSAINTLANRTRLAFVSKTPGRTQHINYFSLGGQRYLVDLPGYGYAKVPGAIKDHWRELLSEYLTQRPQLRGLVLIMDSRHPLTDLDRNMLQWFLPTGKPVHCLLTKSDKLNRSECMAVLRLVKEELGKLSSTYSVQLFSSSKKLGVDEVESVVSKWFDEDDQAEKNLGHRGE from the coding sequence ATGAATTTTTTTCAACCAGCAGTGTTTTATACCACTGTTAATCATTTACGCGACCTGCCTGTAGAGAGTCATGCCGAAGTTGCTTTTGCCGGACGCTCAAATGCAGGAAAGTCTAGTGCAATCAATACATTGGCTAATAGAACGCGTTTGGCTTTTGTGAGTAAGACGCCAGGACGGACGCAGCATATTAACTATTTCAGTCTGGGTGGGCAGCGATATTTGGTAGATTTACCAGGATATGGATATGCTAAAGTCCCGGGTGCAATAAAAGATCATTGGCGTGAATTGTTGAGTGAGTATCTGACACAACGTCCCCAATTGCGAGGTTTGGTTCTGATTATGGACTCGCGACACCCATTGACTGATCTTGATCGGAATATGCTGCAGTGGTTTTTGCCAACCGGCAAGCCGGTGCATTGTTTGCTGACTAAAAGCGATAAACTGAATCGTAGTGAATGTATGGCTGTGTTGCGTCTGGTTAAGGAAGAATTGGGGAAACTGTCGTCTACATATAGTGTCCAGCTGTTTTCAAGCTCTAAGAAATTGGGCGTGGATGAGGTTGAATCAGTTGTTTCAAAATGGTTTGACGAAGATGATCAGGCCGAAAAAAACCTCGGTCACAGGGGAGAGTAA
- a CDS encoding c-type cytochrome, with protein MKNTMAFAALAALTAFSPAHADEAVAKGDPAKAQQLVTAVCAACHGADGNSTAPANPKLAGQHAEYITKQLTNFKSGDRKNAIMQGIVTSNNLTPDDMKNLGAYFAGQTPKAGSAKDKALVEAGEKIYKGGNSGSGVPACAACHGPAGAGIPVQFPRLASQHKEYIYTQLNNFRLGERANDGGKMMRTIAAKMTDQEMKAVAEYISGLH; from the coding sequence ATGAAAAATACTATGGCGTTCGCGGCACTCGCTGCTTTAACCGCATTTTCTCCTGCTCACGCAGATGAAGCGGTAGCGAAAGGCGACCCAGCCAAAGCACAACAACTGGTGACGGCGGTTTGTGCAGCCTGTCACGGCGCAGATGGTAACAGCACCGCTCCAGCCAATCCAAAGCTTGCTGGTCAGCATGCTGAGTATATCACTAAGCAGTTGACGAACTTCAAATCTGGCGATCGCAAGAACGCTATTATGCAAGGCATAGTCACCAGCAATAACCTCACACCAGATGACATGAAGAATCTGGGTGCTTATTTTGCTGGCCAAACCCCGAAAGCGGGTTCAGCCAAAGATAAAGCCTTAGTTGAAGCTGGCGAAAAGATTTACAAAGGTGGCAATTCCGGTAGTGGCGTACCAGCATGCGCAGCATGTCATGGCCCAGCTGGTGCAGGCATTCCTGTTCAGTTCCCACGTCTGGCTAGCCAGCACAAAGAGTATATTTACACTCAGCTGAATAACTTCCGTTTAGGCGAACGCGCCAATGACGGCGGTAAAATGATGCGCACCATCGCAGCAAAAATGACTGACCAAGAAATGAAAGCTGTTGCTGAGTACATCTCAGGCTTGCATTAA
- a CDS encoding cytochrome c biogenesis protein ResB: protein MNKSSATFSRSFYELLSSMRFAISLLSLLAIASIIGTVLKQNEPYANYIIQFGQYWFVVFKWLGLYDVYHSPWFVVILTFLVLSTSTCIYRNLPSMLREMRSYREHATEQSIRHFQHFAAFTRTGNPTTNLQKYLDVQGYHYKQQADGDNLLLAAKRGSTNRLGYILTHSAIVMICIGGLIDSNIPLKLEQAFDIKRIETRDIPQSQVPAISRLSPENLSFRGNVTIPEGTSADVVFLNIGDGYMVQDLPFKIALNKFHIEHYSTGQPKSFASDIVIIDKKTGRPVLAHTITVNHPLTYDGVAIYQASFGDGGTHLNMNGWNLFDHAGEPFPVTGAIHDESKLAADDTQYTIEFTDFRPFNIESMGDKTELTHDTRAVIGGNAVADHKDLHNVGPSFQYKIRNPDGQAKEYSNYMLPIQIDNRWYMLSGMREAPNEPFHYIRFPLDPERTLAGFMRLRGAMLDSKMYPEIAQRFAKSAVPDANPEAQAKLADSTVKVLGIFAKSGYKGLSDFIEKRIPAAERDKAAQTYLKILELSAFEAYNITQARANQPAPKMDDETGWFIRDSLNSISDIFFYGAPVYLQLASFEEVQSTGLQLTRSPGKNIVYAGSALLVLGVFAMFFIRERRLWLLIKSDQVLFAMSSNRKTLDFENEFTQHKQHIGEIVKET from the coding sequence ATGAATAAATCGTCTGCCACATTTTCCCGCTCGTTCTATGAGCTGCTAAGTTCCATGCGTTTTGCCATCAGCTTATTAAGCTTACTGGCTATCGCATCCATTATTGGCACCGTACTAAAACAGAACGAGCCATACGCCAATTACATCATCCAGTTTGGCCAATACTGGTTTGTCGTCTTCAAGTGGCTAGGCCTCTACGACGTTTATCACAGCCCCTGGTTTGTCGTCATTCTTACCTTCCTGGTGCTATCCACCAGCACATGCATTTATCGCAACCTGCCTTCCATGCTGCGAGAAATGCGCAGTTATCGGGAACACGCAACCGAACAGTCAATACGCCACTTTCAGCATTTCGCCGCATTCACCCGAACCGGCAACCCGACAACGAATTTACAGAAATACCTGGATGTACAGGGTTACCACTATAAACAGCAAGCCGATGGCGACAATTTATTACTGGCAGCCAAGCGCGGCAGCACGAATCGCCTAGGCTATATTTTGACCCACAGCGCAATCGTAATGATCTGCATTGGTGGCTTAATCGACAGCAACATTCCACTCAAGCTCGAACAGGCTTTTGACATAAAGCGCATCGAAACCCGCGACATTCCTCAAAGTCAGGTTCCTGCGATTAGCCGATTATCACCCGAAAATCTTTCATTTCGCGGTAACGTAACCATCCCCGAAGGCACCAGCGCGGATGTCGTTTTCCTCAACATTGGCGACGGCTACATGGTGCAGGACCTGCCCTTCAAAATCGCGCTCAATAAATTCCATATCGAACATTACAGCACTGGACAACCCAAATCCTTTGCCAGTGACATAGTCATCATCGATAAAAAAACTGGTCGGCCGGTTCTGGCGCATACCATTACTGTCAACCACCCGTTGACCTATGATGGCGTTGCCATCTACCAGGCCAGCTTTGGCGATGGCGGCACCCATCTGAACATGAACGGCTGGAACCTGTTTGACCACGCCGGCGAGCCATTCCCAGTCACCGGTGCGATACATGACGAATCCAAACTTGCGGCAGATGACACGCAATACACTATCGAATTTACCGATTTCCGCCCATTTAATATCGAGAGCATGGGTGATAAAACTGAGCTGACCCATGATACCCGTGCCGTAATTGGTGGTAATGCTGTTGCTGATCACAAAGACCTGCATAACGTAGGCCCGAGTTTTCAGTACAAAATCCGCAATCCGGATGGTCAGGCCAAGGAATACAGCAATTACATGCTGCCTATTCAGATAGATAATCGCTGGTATATGCTTTCCGGAATGCGGGAAGCACCGAACGAGCCTTTCCACTACATTCGATTCCCGCTTGATCCGGAGCGGACGTTAGCCGGCTTTATGCGCTTACGGGGCGCCATGCTGGATAGCAAAATGTATCCGGAAATTGCCCAGCGTTTTGCCAAAAGCGCCGTACCTGACGCTAATCCAGAAGCTCAAGCCAAGCTGGCAGACAGCACTGTCAAGGTATTAGGCATCTTTGCCAAAAGCGGCTACAAGGGATTGTCCGATTTTATTGAAAAGCGCATCCCCGCTGCTGAACGTGACAAAGCGGCACAAACCTATCTGAAAATCCTTGAACTATCCGCGTTCGAGGCATATAACATCACCCAGGCCAGAGCCAACCAGCCCGCGCCTAAGATGGATGATGAAACCGGCTGGTTTATCCGTGACAGCCTGAATAGCATTAGTGATATTTTCTTTTACGGTGCACCTGTTTATTTGCAACTTGCCAGCTTCGAAGAAGTCCAATCGACGGGTCTGCAATTAACTCGCTCACCAGGTAAGAATATCGTTTATGCCGGCTCGGCTTTGTTGGTGCTTGGTGTATTTGCCATGTTCTTCATCCGTGAGCGCAGACTCTGGTTACTTATTAAATCAGACCAAGTATTATTTGCCATGTCCAGCAATCGTAAAACACTGGATTTTGAAAATGAATTTACGCAACATAAGCAACACATTGGCGAAATCGTAAAGGAAACGTAA
- the ccsB gene encoding c-type cytochrome biogenesis protein CcsB, with translation MQLSQTMPRPALIKQLNILDWLFAILLWSGAIYAFDLYGGYMDVYEKGFLFGAATVFSVLGWAWKPIRTLILVVAVLSLFGISDYHADLGRAEHAFFLKYLLASQSAIMWMSVLFVLATITYWISLASRSDFVAKVGSALTWSALTMGLVGLMVRWYESYLISPDVGHIPISNLYEVFILFSIITALLYLHYENRYANRQMGAFVLPVISAAVGFLLWYTFDRQAQNIQPLVPALQSYWMKIHVPANFIGYGSFSLAAMIGVAYLLASKGILASRLPKLEVLDDVMYKSIAVGFGFFTIATILGAMWAAEAWGGYWSWDPKETWALIVWLNYAAWLHIRLVKGLRGPMLAWWAVVGLFVTVFAFLGVNMFLSGLHSYGTL, from the coding sequence ATGCAACTTAGCCAGACTATGCCGCGCCCTGCGCTCATTAAGCAACTCAACATCCTGGACTGGCTGTTTGCCATCCTGTTATGGTCGGGTGCAATTTATGCATTCGATTTATATGGCGGCTACATGGATGTTTATGAAAAAGGCTTCCTGTTCGGCGCCGCGACAGTTTTTTCTGTACTAGGCTGGGCCTGGAAGCCCATACGCACCTTAATTCTCGTGGTGGCCGTTCTCAGCTTATTCGGCATCTCGGATTACCATGCTGACCTAGGCCGGGCAGAACATGCTTTCTTTCTGAAATACCTGCTTGCCAGCCAATCCGCCATCATGTGGATGAGCGTACTCTTTGTACTGGCCACCATCACCTACTGGATCAGCCTGGCTTCGCGCTCCGATTTTGTTGCCAAAGTCGGCTCCGCGCTGACCTGGAGCGCCTTGACAATGGGCCTGGTCGGGCTCATGGTGCGCTGGTATGAATCCTACTTAATCAGCCCGGACGTGGGTCACATCCCCATCTCCAACCTGTACGAAGTATTCATCCTGTTTTCCATCATCACCGCATTGCTGTATCTGCATTATGAAAACCGCTATGCCAACCGCCAGATGGGTGCGTTTGTATTGCCGGTAATCAGTGCTGCCGTCGGCTTCCTGCTGTGGTACACATTCGACCGTCAAGCTCAAAACATCCAGCCGCTGGTACCAGCGCTACAATCTTACTGGATGAAAATACATGTACCGGCCAACTTTATCGGCTATGGCTCATTCTCGCTGGCTGCGATGATAGGCGTAGCTTACTTGCTGGCATCCAAGGGCATACTGGCGTCACGCCTGCCCAAGCTCGAAGTGCTTGATGATGTGATGTACAAATCCATTGCTGTCGGTTTCGGTTTTTTCACCATCGCCACTATCCTTGGTGCGATGTGGGCAGCAGAAGCATGGGGCGGCTACTGGTCATGGGATCCTAAAGAAACCTGGGCACTGATCGTCTGGCTAAATTATGCAGCCTGGCTGCACATCCGCCTGGTTAAAGGTTTACGCGGACCGATGCTGGCCTGGTGGGCTGTAGTTGGCCTGTTCGTGACCGTGTTCGCCTTCCTCGGCGTGAATATGTTCCTGTCCGGACTGCATTCTTACGGCACGCTCTAA
- the hemL gene encoding glutamate-1-semialdehyde 2,1-aminomutase codes for MTKNQILFERAQRHIPGGVNSPVRAFRSVGGTPCFFERAKGARIWDADGHEFIDYVGSWGPMIVGHSHPEVLQAVCDAAANGLSFGAPTAREVEIADLLTELIPSMDMVRLTSSGTEATMSAIRLARGYTGRSKIIKFEGCYHGHSDSLLVKAGSGALTFGQPSSAGVPPELAAHTLVLDYNVPQQLVDTFVQYGDQIAAVIVEPVVGNMNLIAPNAEFLRTMRDVCTQYGTVLIFDEVMTGFRVALGGAQALYGITPDLSTFGKVIGGGMPVGAFGGRRDIMEQLAPLGPVYQAGTLSGNPVAVAAGLATLKLIQVPGFHQRLSEVTGQLTAGLTDVAKKHDIAFSAQHVGGMFGLYFRAEVPHTYDEVMQCDKEAFNHFFHAMLDEGVYFAPSAFEAGFVSAAHDAAEIAATLVAADRVFAKMAV; via the coding sequence ATGACTAAAAATCAAATATTATTTGAGCGCGCGCAACGGCATATTCCTGGCGGAGTAAATTCACCGGTGCGTGCATTCCGCTCGGTGGGCGGTACCCCCTGTTTTTTTGAGCGAGCCAAGGGTGCCAGGATATGGGATGCAGATGGGCATGAATTTATCGATTATGTAGGCTCCTGGGGGCCGATGATAGTCGGGCATAGTCATCCTGAAGTATTGCAGGCAGTATGCGATGCGGCAGCGAATGGTTTGAGTTTTGGCGCACCTACTGCGCGTGAAGTTGAAATTGCTGATTTGCTCACCGAGTTAATTCCCAGCATGGATATGGTGCGTTTGACCAGTTCAGGTACTGAGGCGACGATGAGTGCCATACGTCTGGCGCGCGGCTATACCGGACGTTCTAAAATCATTAAATTTGAAGGTTGCTACCATGGTCATAGCGATTCGCTGCTGGTTAAAGCCGGTTCTGGCGCACTAACCTTTGGTCAGCCCAGTTCTGCAGGGGTGCCGCCTGAATTGGCGGCACATACGTTGGTTCTGGACTACAACGTACCTCAGCAACTGGTTGATACGTTTGTGCAGTATGGTGACCAGATTGCCGCTGTGATTGTGGAGCCAGTGGTAGGCAACATGAATTTGATCGCCCCCAATGCCGAATTTCTGCGAACCATGCGCGACGTATGTACCCAGTATGGAACCGTGCTGATTTTTGATGAGGTGATGACAGGGTTTCGTGTGGCCTTGGGCGGAGCGCAGGCGCTGTATGGCATAACTCCTGATCTGTCGACCTTTGGTAAAGTGATTGGCGGTGGCATGCCAGTGGGTGCGTTTGGCGGGCGGCGCGACATCATGGAGCAACTTGCGCCATTGGGGCCGGTATACCAGGCAGGCACCCTGTCAGGCAATCCGGTGGCCGTAGCTGCCGGTCTGGCAACTTTGAAACTGATACAGGTACCGGGTTTTCACCAGCGGCTGAGTGAAGTGACCGGGCAGCTTACTGCGGGCTTAACTGATGTGGCGAAAAAACATGACATAGCCTTCAGCGCGCAACATGTTGGCGGGATGTTCGGTCTTTATTTCCGGGCTGAAGTGCCGCACACTTACGATGAAGTTATGCAATGTGATAAAGAGGCATTCAATCATTTCTTTCATGCAATGCTGGATGAAGGGGTTTATTTCGCGCCGTCTGCATTTGAAGCTGGTTTCGTATCTGCTGCACATGATGCTGCCGAAATTGCGGCAACACTGGTAGCTGCAGATCGTGTGTTTGCCAAAATGGCTGTTTAG
- the thiE gene encoding thiamine phosphate synthase — protein MISGLYAITRETDNTGYLLASVEAALRGGAAVVQYRDKSADVARQHEQASELLELCRRYHVPLIINDSLRLADLVGADGVHLGRDDGAIHEARIVLGHDRVIGVSCYQSLPLALKAQAAGADYVAFGSFFPSSTKPDASPADVTLLHEAGHVIHVPIVAIGGITLSNADSLINAGADSVAVISALFDSGDIETTARQFANLFIDETED, from the coding sequence ATGATTTCGGGTTTGTACGCGATTACGCGAGAAACAGATAACACCGGGTATTTACTGGCCTCGGTTGAGGCGGCTCTGCGTGGTGGCGCGGCAGTGGTGCAGTATCGCGATAAAAGCGCAGATGTGGCGCGTCAGCATGAACAGGCCAGTGAGTTACTGGAATTATGTCGGCGTTACCATGTGCCCCTGATTATTAATGACAGTTTGCGCCTGGCTGACTTGGTAGGTGCAGATGGTGTGCATCTGGGTCGTGACGATGGTGCAATCCATGAGGCGAGAATTGTACTCGGGCATGACCGCGTTATCGGCGTATCGTGTTATCAGTCCTTGCCGTTGGCTTTGAAAGCACAGGCAGCAGGGGCCGATTACGTGGCCTTCGGCAGTTTCTTTCCATCCAGCACCAAACCGGATGCCAGTCCTGCTGACGTGACCCTGTTGCATGAGGCTGGTCACGTCATTCATGTGCCCATTGTCGCAATCGGCGGCATTACGTTGAGCAATGCCGATAGCCTGATTAATGCGGGCGCAGATTCGGTCGCGGTGATCAGTGCATTGTTTGATAGCGGTGACATAGAAACCACAGCCCGGCAGTTTGCCAATTTGTTTATAGACGAAACTGAAGACTAA
- the thiD gene encoding bifunctional hydroxymethylpyrimidine kinase/phosphomethylpyrimidine kinase gives MTNDSPPVVLTFAASDPTGGAGIQADILTLTSMGCHALSVITAITVQDTVGVEDYLPLDAEWIADQARCVLEDMPVAAFKIGMLGSIEAIAAIAAIVADYPDVPLVLDPVLASGRGDELANDDMRAALIDMLIPQTTIITPNSVEARSLVQDDMDGADEASLEQCALHLLSTGCEYVLITGTHENTLQVINTLYDSTGVIRTDAWARLPGSYHGSGCTLASAIAATLAHKMSLPEAVREAQEFTYESLRAGFRPGMGQYIPDRLFWARNGDDQ, from the coding sequence ATGACAAATGATTCACCTCCAGTTGTTCTGACATTTGCGGCCTCTGACCCGACCGGTGGTGCAGGTATTCAGGCGGATATCCTGACCCTTACCAGTATGGGGTGCCATGCCCTGTCGGTAATAACGGCAATTACGGTACAAGATACCGTTGGCGTGGAAGATTATCTGCCTCTGGACGCGGAATGGATTGCTGACCAGGCCCGTTGCGTGCTGGAAGATATGCCGGTAGCTGCGTTCAAGATTGGCATGCTCGGGAGCATCGAAGCGATTGCGGCAATCGCCGCGATTGTGGCTGATTATCCGGACGTGCCTCTGGTGCTGGATCCAGTGCTGGCTTCCGGGCGGGGCGATGAGCTGGCGAATGATGATATGCGCGCTGCTTTGATAGATATGCTGATTCCGCAGACCACCATCATTACACCGAATAGCGTGGAAGCCAGAAGCTTGGTGCAGGACGACATGGATGGCGCAGATGAAGCCAGTCTGGAACAGTGTGCGCTCCATTTATTGAGTACGGGTTGCGAGTATGTATTGATTACTGGTACGCATGAGAATACGTTGCAGGTGATTAATACCTTGTATGACAGTACCGGCGTGATTCGTACGGATGCCTGGGCGCGGCTGCCGGGCAGCTACCATGGGTCAGGTTGTACATTAGCTTCAGCGATTGCAGCTACGTTGGCACACAAAATGAGTCTGCCTGAAGCAGTGCGTGAAGCACAAGAGTTCACCTATGAAAGTCTGCGAGCAGGATTCAGGCCGGGTATGGGGCAATATATTCCAGACCGTTTGTTTTGGGCACGCAACGGTGACGATCAATGA
- a CDS encoding rubredoxin has product MESAYNCYMCVVCGYIYDESQGSPADGIAPGTRWDDVPINWTCPECGARKDDFEMVAV; this is encoded by the coding sequence ATGGAATCGGCCTACAATTGCTACATGTGCGTGGTCTGCGGTTATATTTACGACGAATCTCAAGGCAGCCCTGCAGACGGGATTGCCCCGGGCACCCGTTGGGACGATGTGCCCATCAACTGGACATGCCCCGAATGCGGTGCACGCAAAGACGACTTTGAGATGGTCGCTGTTTAA
- a CDS encoding response regulator: MVIDDSNTIRRSAEIFLKQAGCEIILAEDGFDALAKITDRQPDVIFVDVMMPRLDGYQTCALIKKNSRFKSTPVIMLSSKDGLFDKARGRIVGSNEYLTKPFTKDTLLTAVQRYAPSDNVSEI, translated from the coding sequence ATGGTGATAGACGACAGCAACACCATACGCAGAAGTGCCGAAATATTTTTGAAGCAGGCTGGATGTGAAATCATACTTGCCGAGGATGGTTTTGACGCTTTAGCCAAAATCACTGATCGACAGCCTGATGTCATCTTTGTTGATGTCATGATGCCTCGTCTCGATGGCTATCAGACATGCGCGCTGATCAAAAAAAACAGCCGCTTCAAATCTACGCCTGTCATTATGCTCTCCAGCAAAGATGGTCTTTTCGATAAAGCGCGTGGACGAATTGTTGGCTCCAACGAATACCTCACCAAGCCATTTACCAAAGACACTTTACTAACCGCGGTGCAGCGTTATGCACCATCAGACAATGTATCAGAAATTTAA
- a CDS encoding response regulator has translation MAVHKILIVDDSPTERFFLADLLSKQGYQINLAENGTEALEKAKQIMPDLILMDVVMPGLNGFQATRALSKDEELKHIPVILCTTKDQETDKIWGLRQGAIEYIIKPVDGNALLQKIRSL, from the coding sequence ATGGCAGTTCATAAAATCCTTATCGTCGACGACTCCCCAACTGAGCGTTTCTTTCTTGCCGATTTGTTGAGCAAGCAAGGCTATCAGATCAATCTGGCCGAAAACGGTACGGAAGCGCTTGAAAAAGCAAAGCAGATCATGCCAGACCTGATTCTCATGGACGTCGTCATGCCTGGCCTGAATGGCTTTCAGGCAACCCGTGCGCTATCCAAAGATGAGGAGTTGAAACATATTCCCGTGATCCTTTGCACCACCAAAGATCAGGAAACCGACAAAATATGGGGTCTGCGTCAAGGTGCGATCGAATACATCATCAAACCAGTAGATGGTAATGCACTGTTACAAAAAATTCGCTCCCTATAA
- a CDS encoding chemotaxis protein CheW, with amino-acid sequence MSKRVSLKQFQQDLSDRLQIATSQSTANSRLAVRVGSQNWLVDLAEISEVITPPPFATVPLTQEWFLGVTNIRGKLFSVVDLPSFSKLGNAQRNLENRLLIVHPRFATNAALLIDQALGLRNIDKMQLETSGDHTSWCTSTHRDSDGHIWYNLNMTALVTNPEFLTVGI; translated from the coding sequence ATGTCAAAACGTGTCAGTCTCAAACAGTTTCAGCAAGACCTGAGCGATCGATTACAAATAGCCACCAGCCAATCCACAGCCAACAGCCGACTGGCAGTTCGAGTGGGTTCACAAAACTGGTTAGTCGATTTGGCTGAAATCAGTGAGGTAATCACCCCGCCACCTTTTGCCACTGTTCCGCTTACACAAGAATGGTTTCTTGGCGTGACCAACATCCGCGGAAAACTATTCAGCGTAGTTGATTTACCCAGTTTCTCAAAACTGGGCAATGCCCAGCGCAATCTTGAAAACAGACTCCTGATCGTCCATCCACGATTCGCCACCAATGCTGCGCTACTTATCGATCAGGCATTGGGTTTACGCAATATTGACAAAATGCAACTGGAAACCAGTGGTGATCATACCTCCTGGTGCACCAGCACGCATCGCGATAGTGATGGCCACATCTGGTACAACCTGAACATGACTGCATTAGTAACGAATCCAGAGTTTCTTACTGTTGGCATTTAA